aatcttttttcaaattGCAAAACTTGCAAGCTATGGTTACAGGTTTTGAATTAGAAGAGCTGCCCAAAGATGTGAGGTACATGACCAGCCTTAGATTTTTAGATCTAACTACTCAGCAAAAGCGGTTGCCAGAAGGAGGGATTGGGTGTTTGGAGTGTCTTCAAACTTTATTCATTGGTTATTgtaaaaatctagaaaatttgtGCGAAGATATGCAAGGTCTTAGAAGTCTTCAAAAATTGTTTATTCTTGGATGTGATAGCTTGATTTCTCTGCCAAAAAGCATAAAATGCCTAACTACTCTGgaagaattatttattatgaaCTGTGATGAGCTTGATTTGATGACgatagaagaaaagaatgaggaaaaaattcaacctctttccctttcccttcgtATTGTAATGTTTGGCAACTTACCATCAACTATTGCTTTACCAGAACAGTTTCTTCAAGGATCTGCAGAATCCTTACAAACATTTCTCATCAAAGAATGTCCAAGCATTGGAGAAATGCCAGAGTGCAtcagcaatttaaaaaaacttcaaaatcttGAGATCAATGATTGTCCAAGGTTGAGCAAAAGGTGCCGAAGGGAAACAGGAGAAGATTGGCCCAAGATCAAACATATCCCTATAATCAAGGTTGACGATGATGACAATGGTGAAGAAACATCTGATTAGGTACGGGTTATGagtatttaaatatatcatatttagtttcatatttttatccattcttcaattctttttttccttttaaattcttttcaatGTTTATTTGACAAAACCTCTTGTGTTTTGGAGGGGCAGGTTCAAGCGGAACTCCATCAGATTTAACCAGAGCAAAAGAACAAGACAAGGCATGTCGTGTCATGATAAAATGCAGAGTTAACTAATTCATCaagcaatttaaatttctttgagcttaatacattattattaaattctatttttgtcTAATTTCTTCAGGTTTACTACTGTGAGGGTCCTGTCGACTAAGATCTTCTTCAACAGTTTGTCACTTACGAAGATCAGTTTAAGTCTCGGAGTGTCTGCAATGTGTAATTTCCTTGGCTAGCTGTGTGTGATGATTTgtcatcaataaatttataaacattTGGTTGTTCTGAATTATTGGCTTgcctctttattttattcaacttatcttatttaaaatattgttaattttatgaagttaattttattattattactatttttaatttatgtgttaatttgtgatttagtgaataaattaaagttttgattttgactgaatttaattaattaaattcgcAAAGAGGGTATTGAAATCATGTAGAAAATGAAGGATTTTATGTGAAAGCCaggcagttttttttatttgcttgtgCACGTTTGTTTATTTTCGATTTTGAAGAATTTATGTATGTTTCGTAGGCTAATTTTTTGGATTAGGTATAATGTAGATATGATGGATCTATCTTGCTTCTTATGCTGAACCTATGATATTTCAGTGATTTGATTCTTCCAATAAAGTCGACGATTACATTAGGAGAATCTCTATGGTGTTCTCTGATGAATGTGAAACATCCCCTTCCCATACCTTCTTTATAATGTTAgaaaattttctagtttttagaAACTTCATGGATGCTTCTGATAGATGACTTGATATATTTCTGTTTCTTATATTTCTATGTacctattattaaaatatttctcaaattaATCTCCCATTATTGAAGTTAACCTAACTCTAATTACATCTTCAttcaaaattatcatattaatattatcacTACTACACTGCCACCACAATCGCAACCACCATCATCACTAAGATCACCACGGCCACTACAGGCATTCATTTCAGTTatcacaaaattattattacattaagaaaatgtcttttattatcttattaattaatcaaaaattaaaattttaataccaAATATATGTGAAGATTAGCCTCAAAGTACTAGATTTTATCCACTAAACTACTCAAAGAAGACATACATCAATGATAAAACCCAATAATCTGCAGATTAATGGAAGCAAAGTGTGAGGTAAGCaatatatatagagaaaaacaaatgcatATTTTGAATAAGTTAAAATTAACTTTACAAAtccataaaaaggaaaaaaaaatttgatggagGCTTGGGGAAGACATCTCTTGCCAAATCGGTGTGTGATGCTGAGAATGTGAAAAGTCATTTTGATCTGAATATGGAGGTATGTGTTTCAGAtgatttttccttgaaacaagtGATACAAAAGATTATTAAATCTGCAACTGGGGAAAGATGTGCGGATTTGGATGGGggtgaacttgaaaaaaaacttgaagctATTCTGAATGGTAGGAAATACTTGCATCTTTTGGATGATGTATGGAATGAAGAAGCTCAAAAATGGTTGTTGTTGAAGCCTTTGTTATCAAAAGGTGCTGGTGGAAGTAAGATTATAGTAACTACCCGTAGTCAACGTGTTGCTGAGATTATGGGTACTGTTCCTGCGTACAACCTAAGTCTTCTTGGTCAGGAGGACTGTCTGTCGTTGTTTTACAAGTGTGCATTCAAGGATGGGCAAATGGAGTTGTATCCAAATTTGGTTGCAATTGGGAAAGAAATAGTGGCGAAATGCAAGCAAGTTCCTCTGGCAGTGATTAACATGGGGAATCAACTGTATGGTAAGACTGAAGAAAAAGAGTGGGAATCGGTGAGAGACAGTGAGAAGTGGGAAGAAGAGGGAGATGGCATTTTACCTGCCTTGAAAATAAGCTATCAAAGACTGCCGACTCACTTGAAAAGATGCTTTCTTTATTGTTCTGTTTTTCCAAAAGATTACTTGTTCCGAGATCTCTTAATGGTGCAATTTTGGATGGCACATGGGCTCATTCTTCAAACATCAAATCCAAATGAGAAGTTGGAAGATGTTGGCTTGCGTTATGTGCGCGAGTTGATCTCAAGATGTTTCTACCAAGATTATGACGATTTCACTTATGTAGCTATCTTTAAGATGCATGATTTAATGCATGATCTTGCATCATCATTGGctcaaaatgagttttcaatCATAAGCTCTCAAAACCATCAAATTTCCAAAACGACCCGTCATTTTTCAGTTACCGACTCTGattcattttttcatcaaactctCCCCAAGTTCCCAAACAACTTCCATCAAGTGCGGTCAATAGTCTTTGCAGATAGTATAGCGGGGCCTACATGCAAAATAGACTTTGAGAAATGTTTGTTAGAATTCAAGCATTTGCGGTCTTTAGAATTAATGGATGATTCTGAATTTGAGGCTTTTCCGGAGAGGATTGACGCCTTAAAACATTTGAGATATACCCATTTTGGGGGCaacgcaaaaataaaaagactcccaaaatctattttcaaattgCAAAACTTGCAAGCTCTGGCTGTAGGTTTTGGATTAGAAGAGCTGCCTAAAGATGTGAGGTACATGATCAACCTTAGATTTTTATTTGTAGTTACTAAGCAGAAGCGGTTGCCAGAAGGTGGGATTGGGTGTTTGGAGTGTCTTCAAACTTTATTCATTGTTGGGtgtgaaaatctagaaaatttgtGCGAAGATATGCAAGGTCTTAAAAGTCTTCGAAAATTGGTTATTGGTGGATGTGATAGCTTGATTTCTCTGCCAAGAAGCATAAAATGCCTAACTACTCTGgaagaattatttattataaagtgtaaaaagcttgatttgatgacaatagaagaagagaaagagaaaaaaattcaacctctttccctttcccttcgtATTATAATATTTGCAGCGTTACCAGCAACTTTTGCTTTACCAGAACAACTTCTTCAAGGATCTGCAGAATCCTTTCAAACATTTATCATCAAAGACTgtccaaacattaaagaaatgcCAAATtgcatcaatttaaaaaaacttcaaaatcttAAGATCAGTGATTGTTCAAGTTTGAGCAAATGGTGCCGAAGGGGAACAGGAGAAGATTGGCTAAAGATCAAAAATATTCGTAAAATTATGGTTGACGATGATGACAGTGGTGAAGAAACATCTGATTAGGTATGGGTTATGAGTATTTAAATCTATCATATTTAGTTTCACAATTTTTATCCATTCTTCAATtccttgtttttcatttaaattcttttccccgaaaagaaaatgcaatgtTTATTTGACAAAACCTCTTGTGTTTTGGAGGGGCAGGTTCAAGTGGAACTCCATCAGATTTAACTAGAGAGCAAAAGAACAAGACAAGTTATGTCATGATAAAATGCAAAGTTGACTAATTCATTCagcaatttaaatttctttgaacttCATGCATCATTATTAAATTCTATGTTTTGTCTAATTTCTTCAAGTTTACTACTGTGAAGGCCCTGTCGGCCAAGATTTTCCACGACAGTTAAGTCTCTTGCAAAGATTAGCTGAAGGCTCGGAGTGTCTGCTTTGTGTAACTTCCCCTGTCTTAATTTTCTTGGCTAGCTGTGtgtgatgatttgtcattaataaattgataaacaTTTGGTTGTTCTGAATTATTGGCttgtctctttattttattcaacttatcttatttaaaatattgtgtgtgatcatttaaataattatgcttAACATATAAACTCGTCCTTCTAAACAAACTAGAAAGCTGAAGTTGGGAGGAGAAGGACATCATTTCAAACTTACTGCATTGTCTCGTTCATGAGTTTCAAAGATCATAACGAAGAGACATCCATTTCCGCTCCCTTCAAGAACATCTACTCTTTCTTTATATGTGAATAATGCATGGGAACATGCTGTTGCTCTAAACTCTAAGGGTCTGCATGACTAGCTAGCTATCATGCTGAGTAGATTTTctattccaaaaagaaaaacgaaaatcaaagaaacttgggtcatgcaagcttaatgttattattaatattataaatattacttttgggccaggcgttgcagccaaacccaagactcttgagtataaatttacaaaaagacctaacacttttaaatcttagcttttatatatatatatatatatattttttgaatgcaaaaaaaattgacccacgGCATCGTGCGGGTCATGTAACTTGTAATATACTAAAATTGTGAATAGatccatttattttataaagtttaataatatttgttttttttaaattatttttttaactatataagaaaaaaataaatgttaataaaatcaagttcaatttaaaaaaaaatacttcatcaAACTTGTAGACTAAGGCAACATGTTgtatattttaatctatttatttttttaataagatctAAATGCAaattttgtgattgtttttcattaatagCAGGACTTTCTATTCTAtttttctatcatatttttaaatctaatttttaacctaaaaatattaattagaatcattactatcataattaaaaactcTTGAGAAAGTACATAAGATAGGATAGGTCATGATTATCTTTGATCTCTGATGCATCTCAGGTTTTGAGAGAGACATCACTTGCTTTTATGCTATTGTGCTTACTGCTTAGGAAGTTATAAGTAAAGGATAGATTATTTAGAAGATTTTTTCTGAAGTAAAAGATTTGATGACCATCATACATTCGTTCCTTCAATCACCACAAAGTaaggataaatttttatttttttttctttttttttctccctgaCCATGCtcgaaagaaaatattttaggtCTAATTTGGGCCATGGCCCAAACACTACTGGCCATAGTCTattaaaactcttaaaaatcCATGAATCCAATATCCCAGCAAAACCTTGATAACTCTCACcgttaccttttttttatatggttttgttGTGTACAGTGTGTTTGAGAgtctaataattattattttttaaagtatattttttaaaaaatatatttaaaaaaatattttttatttttaaatattattttgatatcattacattaaaataataagaaaatattaatttcaaataaaataaaaaataaaaaaaattaaattgttttttttaaaaaaatttaaagcacaaaaataaacaagatataaGTAATCAAATAAGTTAAGAACATATTGATTTGTTAAACAATATTTTCCCTCTTCAGCAGCTTGAGATTTGGGtatataaataaagattaaGTAATAACATCAAGGGTGGAATTATGGTTCCAcgctaatttaatttaaattaaaatgatataaaaaatcaaaacaaatttaatttataacagtacattaaaaaaaaaataagacaaattttatttaaagtaaaataaattaaaaaaattaaaatttctaaaatatatatttaaaataaaaaataaacaagttattaCTATGCTCCGCAGCTGTAATGCACTCAtcataataaattgatttgtaGGCAATAATTAACTCACTACATCACGAAAAAAACAACTGTTTGCTTTGTTTGGTATTTGCAAAAGTTAGGAAGGGTACCGGCTAAGCTCCTTTAATGAAATGGGTGCATTTAGTAAAAGCACATAAATTCCACCAaaagaacttttaaaaattaaaataaatttcaatggtCAAAGATAAGGCTCCGTGCCAAAGACAATAATTCAAACACATATTACAAAACAAATgcttacaaaattaaatattaatttaaaaataaatatttgtttaatatgattatttttagaaagcaaacaaaaatcaataatgcagtacatttctcaaaaaatctaatattaaataataaaattgggaagaaataaattaaaaaaacaaaaaaaaacatatcatatcGATGGTTAAACTTGTCAAACCTATAAATCGGGTAAGCCGGGCTAGTAAGTCAAACCAGTGAACTGAGTTATGGACTCCACtaggattataaaaaaaattaaaatctattttttatttaactatacaaataacaaaaatagatgattataaaatcaaatacaatctCAATACTGAGATGTTTTTTAGATTACGATAACCTCAAAAAAGGCAAAACGAAATcaattatgaaactaaatttccaattaatttagtatctaaggagaaaaaaaaattaatttaaaaaattaaaacttgttagACCCACAAACCAAGTCAATCAACCAAACATGTGAATAGACCCATGgactttataaaatttaataaaataactttttttctgaaactatttttttaacaatatgagaagaaaatagacaataaaaaaaattaagttcaattaaaaaaaaaaatactccacCAAATTCGTAAACCATGGCAACCGGGATTACCCTAACAAATCCTCAAACCATattaaccttatagaaaa
This DNA window, taken from Populus alba chromosome 17, ASM523922v2, whole genome shotgun sequence, encodes the following:
- the LOC118037212 gene encoding putative disease resistance protein RGA1 produces the protein MEVCVSDDFSLKQVIQKIIKSATGERCADLDGGELEKKLEAILNGRKYLHLLDDVWNEEAQKWLLLKPLLSKGAGGSKIIVTTRSQRVAEIMGTVPAYNLSLLGQEDCLSLFYKCAFKDGQMELYPNLVAIGKEIVAKCKQVPLAVINMGNQLYGKTEEKEWESVRDSEKWEEEGDGILPALKISYQRLPTHLKRCFLYCSVFPKDYLFRDLLMVQFWMAHGLILQTSNPNEKLEDVGLRYVRELISRCFYQDYDDFTYVAIFKMHDLMHDLASSLAQNEFSIISSQNHQISKTTRHFSVTDSDSFFHQTLPKFPNNFHQVRSIVFADSIAGPTCKIDFEKCLLEFKHLRSLELMDDSEFEAFPERIDALKHLRYTHFGGNAKIKRLPKSIFKLQNLQALAVGFGLEELPKDVRYMINLRFLFVVTKQKRLPEGGIGCLECLQTLFIVGCENLENLCEDMQGLKSLRKLVIGGCDSLISLPRSIKCLTTLEELFIIKCKKLDLMTIEEEKEKKIQPLSLSLRIIIFAALPATFALPEQLLQGSAESFQTFIIKDCPNIKEMPNCINLKKLQNLKISDCSSLSKWCRRGTGEDWLKIKNIRKIMVDDDDSGEETSD